The sequence acacctgtttcttgtttcagtaattggcaTGGAGATAGTATATAAcaccaggagaaacaggagtggctgagagagagaaggactactgACTGCTTACCTCCTGGATGCTGGAATTACCTGCTGGTAATTGTTATATTTGACCGTTTTGTGCCTGTCTGCACacctgttttgttatttttgaaaacacaaataaagcaaTCAGTAGTCAagccgaccctgtcctcttccttcctgacaTTGAACTTTGTTAcaataaccctcaaaatggatctttacaagatgttcatcatgcatactgcatgcgtcggatcatgtgagtatagtatttatttggatgtttacatgtgattctgaatgagtttgatagtgatccgtggctaaagctaacattacacactgttggagagatttataaagaatgaagttgtgtttatgaattatacagactacaagtgtttaaaaatgaaaagagcgacagctctcttgtctccgtgaaaacagtaagaaacgatggtaactttaaccacatttaacagtacattagcaacatgctaacgaaacatttagaaagacaatttacaaatatcactaaaaatatcatgttatcatggatcatgtcagttattattgctccatctgccatttttcgctattgtccttgcttgcttacctagtctgatgattctgctgtgcacatccagacattcttcccttgtctaatgcttgaacatgagctggcatatgcaaatattggggtcatacatattaatgatcccgactgttacgtaacagtctgtgttatgttgagattcgcctgttcttcggaggtcttttaaacaaatgagatttatataagaaggaggaaacaatggtgtttgagactcactgtatgtcttttccatgtactgaactcttgttattcaactatgccaagataaattcaatatttaattctagggcacctttaagtatctttttggctactttgtagttgtactgagtatcaaagatattggcaacttttactctctacttgactacatttttgaacaagtaaatgtactttttactcgaCTACATTTGTGATGTGTAATGCAATTACAAAGTACATATTTCATGAcagctaactttttctgcagcggtttgtttctgatataaagAGGCGATATTGCCATCTAagggcattgaaggtactatatcttttgcctttactcacccaaaacttgtcaacaaggctactttacGTGAATGTGAGTACATTAGCAGGCAGTTGCTGATCACAGGTGTTTGATTTATTAGATGAGGCTCAAACCAGCACATACAGTagactttgactatttaattttacttaacattgttttatttatccacTATATTGACAAGAACTTTTTGAtggatattggtttacttatgaCCTTTCTGTGCACCTGAGCTCAACTGAGCCTTGAGAATTTGTAGACGTTTAAAAGGTTGTTGTGTCGGCCATGATTTATTGCAAcattgaggtgttcagttttattttgattttagaaaaacTTGATTTCCCATCTTACAAATCGTTTGTTTCTTAATTTCATAGGCATGTCTCTCAGGTGttgaggactagtgcatctctgagcctacattcagcatATGTAAAATACgtaaagtatctgattttaacaatacttaagtattttactcaaGTCGTATTGGAATTGGTTACTTGTAGTTGTATGttatatctatccatctatgtATCTAgaaagaaatcttttgtaacaatatagtAGTCTTTGTCACATTTCAACTTAATTCAATttgatgcatccttgctgaaagtgttaatttttcaaaaaaaaattcaaaataaacctAACCAAACCTTTGTATGGCACTATAAATTATATCATTCAATTTTCACAGCATACACACCATTTCAAAATAACAGTAATTTATTTATCTACTGCTGCCTTACAAAAGGAATAGAAGATGTAGTAAATATCACAATGAacacacttttaaaataaataacagaagATAACCAGTGAAATATTTGTGTAAAGCTAAAATATGCTGCTTAATTTAGATATGCACAGAATACATTGAAACATAAATGTGTCCAGTAAAGAATGATTAACTATTTTGTAAATTCCAGTAAAAAGAAAATCCCACAGCCAGAGCAGACCTTTGCCCAGCTGTACTATATGATATCCCATTACAGAATTCCTCACATACAAGCATTTCAACAACTGCACTGGAGGGTTTCACTCCTTCCAGAAGACATTTAAAGGTTGTAAATGACTGTAAAATGTTATATCATAGGTTTATTTCCCCAGTGTTTCCACAAAGCTACTGAACTAGGATGTGAACAGACTTTGTGtttttatctttttcttttcGAAACCTACTTCAGTCATTTGACATGAATCCTTTGCAGTGACTTCAATCCTTTGACCCAGATTCATTTAGCACAGCACATCCTCCACCTGTTTACACATTATGGAGGATGGAAACACCATTACGGAGTTGCAGACAGATCTCTGAACTTCATGTCACAGCATGTCTGTGAGCGCTAAATGCACATTATAGTGTTAATGTCCAAGCGTTAATGAATTCTATAGAAATAAGGTCACtttgaatatgttttaaacCACAAAGTAATCACTACAAACATTCAAAAGcaagctttaatttatttgaattaatctGCATAGTTATTGCATAAGTGCTTAATTATGCTGCATTAATACAGGTATTAGTGTTTAAATATATTCCACAGTTAACGgaaaacaacagcaacaaaaatCTTCAGATGGCCCCAATAAAATATCACTGTACTTTTGAGCATCCGCTTTAATTTGCCAGATCCGAGGGACTACATTTGCATTAGTTCTGAGATAATACTAACCACCTCGCTGATGTCAACGGGTAAAGGCATGCTGGTTAACATCACCCGCAACCCAACTGCAGTCTAAGAAGCGAGCACAGGAACAGGAAATGGAACTGTTCTTGATACGGAGTCAGTTTTTTTGAAACCTCTACCACATAATAATTTGTGTGGGAGTCATGAGttgcataaaacataaaataattggCATAAATCTGTGTATATATGAGAATATTCAATATATAGACACATTTCTCGTTGATAAACGAAAATGTCTAAATTAACTGTAAgaatagaaaataaaagaactaaaataaaataaaattaacgcCAACTAGGCTGAAATATCAACCATAAGTGTTGCTGATGGAAAACAAACAGAAGTACCTCAGCAAACGCTTTCAgtttataaaaaatgttttcatgtaAATCTCACTCAAAGCAAGCATCTATCTGCTGTGGTTTCAATTTCCGCTTTCTTTTCTGAAGCGTCACAAGAAGCTTTGACGTCAAAGCCAACGCTAGGAGTTTTCACTCCCTCCACCAGAGTTAACATCACCTGCTCTGCGTCCACCACCTCGTCGCCTGTGAGTGGCTGTGGCTCTACGTCTTCTACATTCTCATTGGCTGGAGACTGAAACCCACTGTCATCATGGTGATGAGGGCTAGAGTTGGTAGAGGTTTGAGCAAATTCCCCATCAGAGTCAATGGCGCCTTCGCTCAGGTGATCGCCGGGGTCTTCCTGGATGGCGATCTCGATCTGTTGAATGGCGCTCTCAATGGCGGACACACACTGTTGCTCTTCTGAAGTCTGTTCGCTTCTCATTGTATTTAATTCTCCGTCAACCTTAGGCACCGTCTCCATTTCTGAGGTGATGTGCTTCACCTCATCACCCTCTTCCAAAGGAAACATCCCGTTGGTCAATTGCGAGCCATCTTTTTCAGTAGGGATGACAACTTCCAGCACAGGGTTTATGAGGTCTCGAATATCATTGATGCTGTCTGGAGAACCTGGTTCTTTCTTGATGGGCACGTGCTCCACTGGGTTCAAAGGCTTTTCTGTTGCACGATCTTGCTCCATCTGCCCTTCGGTCTCCTCTGGGATACCGTCCACTCCTGGCACTTCCTGGCAGGACTCGTAAGGCAAAGGCATGCCATCCAGGTGGATCATGGAGACTATTTGTTTGCGTTTCCTGTTGGTCGCTTCGCCTCCTTGTTTCTCCCCTTTTACTCCTCCGAACTGATCAGCCCAGTCAATGGTGTTCTCTCCTAGCAGGTGCAGGTTAAGGTCACTGTTGGTCAGTACCATGCTGTCTCTGTACAGGTTGTGCCTTCGCTGGACCGCAGCTTCCTTCACAGCTGCAAAATTAAAAGGAATGAATGAAAAGCACATTAAAACACTATTTTAAGCAGTAAGGTATGGAGGTTGTGCTATATTGTGTATACTGTCAGGGCTGAAGGGGCTGCAGACACTCACCCATCATGATGTCCTTGGAGACTGACTGCAGGACCACTTCCTCAAAGATGTTCTCTACTAGTATGAATCTAGAGAAGTCCTCAAAGATGAGCTCCTGGAACTTGGGCAGATCCTAGAtgtcaaagaaaaaaaacaaaacatttttttttttttttaaagtagcaCACCAAAACATGTCTCcctcttttatgtaaaatatttatatttatcaatTAAAATAGATTCTAAATGATTAGGCTATTATCTATAAAACCTACAGATCAGCAATCAACAAACTAATTttatacaacaacaacaataacaacaatattaataataataatataattattattaatataatctgGTTACAAATAATActactgctactactactactactattattaatattattattagtatcaGTAGTAGTATTAGCAGTaagataataaattaataaatcttagtaaaaataattaataaattaactgattacaaataataataacaataacaataataacaataataatcataataataataacaacaataataataacaataacaataaattatcTGGATACATATGTATCTTAAATTAGGCTATTACATATAAAACCTACAGATCAACATTTtatgtagtaataataataataataataacaacctagttataaataaaactattgctattattattattattattagcagtagtaatagtattagcaactagtgttgtcacgataccaaaattttgacttcgatacgatacccaacttcagtatcacgataccgatacttaaacgatactatggcaaaaacctaaaacagtaggaaaagtaaataaataacatatgacagaactgtggctagcatttttattggccacaattttgatgttggtaaattacattttatatgattaaagctgACTttcttatgcttaaattacttttgagtcattttacttgatttagaagatttaaaacactttcaaacttttaaatgcagactgaccacccaaatcaagattacattttatatcagctggtatgtacaggtgggcaagaggtggacaatgtatgagcatgagctagtatgagaacaagttatttgtgttatgctatataaaagaacaaagaagcaaattacaaaaacagtagtaaattaaaaataatcttttttcagatacactaagtttatttaacatatttaacaggttttgttgtttgattaacattaatgatggacaggcctatttaattgggctgctgaatgcatggacgtaactgacaaatatccagttattacccacctgtttacgtccacttaagccataaccgactgtattcacgcgagatactccacatgatggacatttagacatctgtgtgcacgtgtatttgactattcagacgCGTGGAAaactgatcgcgcgcgcgacagacagagagagagagagagcgagagagagagagagagagcgcttctgttgtgtgtcattcagcgcaattccgcctatccctccttcactaactgcatgtaaataacgaattgtgtgattggattgtaattttgtgctacgacgatcttcgacgaccatttggctgtaaacttaaattatattcaactcgccaaagtggctagtgggagtggctgtcatcaagccctgcatgtaagtgttttgacagtgagaatattgattactgtaaataattagagcaatgttattaaagcataaattggtttaatataattgtatagtCCCTTCacatatgttttttaaaattaattttattttagcaaccagatatcacttattagactcaataatacacatctttgcggatgtctgcttgcatgagtaatataaataacactcatttaatttttgagagcataaacataacgctggtatcacattcactaacctgtcgctctttaaattctctgtacaaatcgggatgtttggcaagttggatgctcccttcgcttgcgttattttgtaacgtattttgcagacgggctttgtggtgtccgtgggcttgccctgactgtcggcaatgtaagcaaaataatgccatattttgctttgtgcatctgccgttgcgcagttgacaggaataaacacgcactcaatgtgcctcagaagcagcgcgctgcacacacactgctccctgctgtcgcacattaggaaatacagctggcactcaaagtaccggtactaataaaatgaagaaccgtaccgtttctaaaagcagggtatcgcgatacctttctagtaccggtatatcgtgcaacactatTAGCAACAagataatattaaattaataaaagatAACAACAACTTGTTACAaataataactattattattattattattattattattattaagcatcttaaattatctttatcttttaattttctattttatttatcttaCATAAATTCTGGTTACACATACTACTACTAACAACAAgataataaatgaatacattatAACAGtcaataacagtaaattaataataaattaaatggccaaaaaacaacacaaaacaaaaacaaaacaacaacaaaaaaacactactactactactactactactactactactactactactactactactacaaaaaaaaaaaaattataataattattattattagtccCAAcactaaacaacaaaaacagaacaatggcACCCCCAACTGGCACAGAAAGAGGGCAAATCCACCAACCGTCGAACAGGATGGGGAAAGCTGTTTCAGCATGTATGGTATGATGATTTGAAGCAAAGCCTCTCTGAAGAACTTCTTCCTCACTGTGCTGCTGTCATAGTCAAATTTCTGCAGGTCATGAACAAACAAAATTAAGATGTTATTAAAAAGAATTAAATGATTTagaattaaagaattaaaaaaaaaaaaagtctaattcAGCAAAGAATCCAGAAGCTGAGCAAGTTTCAGCTTTGCAGGGCAGAGTAAAGACCCAACCAATGAATGCACTTACTTTGAGTACTCGGTCCTGACAGCGCTGGATTGTCTTGCAGAGATCCTCCCTACTGTGGCCGTCTAGACTCTGATGGACCAACTGCTCAAATGTGTGCACTGCGTCGTCCATTTGCTACATCAACCAAGAGAGGAATTTTAGGAAGGAGGGGTGACAGATTATGATCAACTTTGATGCtttatttgtaaaattatataattctCAGGGACAGTGACTATGTTTGGAATAACAAGCTACATACTGGAGAAATAGTAAAAGTACCAAGTATACACATTTTCTGCATGCATATAATACCCAGATGGCCATGGCATACTATATACCAAGATTGGATTTGGATAGAGGGATGGActgggatggatggattgggATAGATGAACTGGGATGGTATGAATGGAGATGGATGGACTGGGATTGATGGATTGAAATGGAACATGAAAAGATCATACTACCATAAGATCAAATAGGTATATGATAAACATAGTTCTTTGGTATGATAATTGCACAATGTGATCCATTCACATGCTATTTTTAAGTAGTAGTCAGAAAACAGCGTATCCTTTCATTTGTATGTCAGTAAAGTCTCAATTGCCAATATACCTGCAATAACAGATATTACCACTTGGTGGTGCTCATCAACAATAAACTGCATCTTAAATTTCTCTTTAATATTCTTAAGCCATTTTTCTCATTGATTCATGCTCTTGGCCTCTTTACTAAATCAATGTTGAgcttgtgttttattttgttgcttggcaccagaaaaatgaatgcagGCTATAGAATGATTCATATCAAATCAATTTTAAGTGCTAGTCCCAAGTACTGCAAAACTTCAAGAAGTTTTAGATAGCCCCATGCTGTtcttgtcatttttaaatattccaTTTGAGTATAAGGAAAGAGACCTGTCTCATGAGGATCTGAGCTCTCTGGATGAACACAGAAGGGCTGGACACATCACATCTCTGCTGGAGGCCTTCCAGGTTCAACGTCTCCATCTTCTCATAACAACTCTGCATCTTCACCGGATGGAAGGCCAACATGGAGATCTTGTCCATATGCTAGGAATGAGCATGGAGAGAagtttttgggttaactaatcctttaaaacacaTATGTTAACACTGTTAATCAATGTTCTGTCTCACCTCTCCCAGTTTCTCCTTGCTGCTGTCGTTCATCGAGTTCTTGCTGACCTCCACCAGCTCACGGAACAGGATGTCCCTCACTTCAGAGAACCCTCTGCTTGTGGGCTCCATGAGGGCCTCCAGGATGGAGTGGATGTAGGGCTGAACCTTGCTTCTCACTAGCTGTTCAACACAGGGTGACACCAAtgcttaaaagaaaaaaagaaaataaatggacAGACATTAGCACCTTAGAACTTTccttgtgaggaaaaaaaaaactacatgaaacaaatttaatgtgtgtgtctgttaaatgtgtgtttttgttttaatcacATGTGATTCAATAAGAACTGT comes from Chanodichthys erythropterus isolate Z2021 chromosome 22, ASM2448905v1, whole genome shotgun sequence and encodes:
- the niban2a gene encoding protein Niban 2a, producing the protein MGDVISTNLDEGKREKITAHTSAVMAEFGRFYEQQYAVALFNSVRFEIEGGGSIQTQLLHRKDPLKNKSIFSGGLFQYLEESKKWRSRFLYVGDSYNISLYESKAAHDRGLHSKGVINCAGYRALTSMEEYLGLLNNSLSDAKAKVASAPFLKCPTQFPIILWHPYARHHYFCVMTEKEQTKWHAVFQDCVRHTNNGLSEECKVSTPAFTDALRLYRQSKGHYGTWDLMCGDQAQILANLVMETLHPELRNLIVPRLKGKLQQRQKDWMLISDAIYRQVLSQTRTQHKALVQICEVERPRLDAALRTDMDQIITSKEHVSGKIRALVSPCVEQLVRSKVQPYIHSILEALMEPTSRGFSEVRDILFRELVEVSKNSMNDSSKEKLGEHMDKISMLAFHPVKMQSCYEKMETLNLEGLQQRCDVSSPSVFIQRAQILMRQQMDDAVHTFEQLVHQSLDGHSREDLCKTIQRCQDRVLKKFDYDSSTVRKKFFREALLQIIIPYMLKQLSPSCSTDLPKFQELIFEDFSRFILVENIFEEVVLQSVSKDIMMAVKEAAVQRRHNLYRDSMVLTNSDLNLHLLGENTIDWADQFGGVKGEKQGGEATNRKRKQIVSMIHLDGMPLPYESCQEVPGVDGIPEETEGQMEQDRATEKPLNPVEHVPIKKEPGSPDSINDIRDLINPVLEVVIPTEKDGSQLTNGMFPLEEGDEVKHITSEMETVPKVDGELNTMRSEQTSEEQQCVSAIESAIQQIEIAIQEDPGDHLSEGAIDSDGEFAQTSTNSSPHHHDDSGFQSPANENVEDVEPQPLTGDEVVDAEQVMLTLVEGVKTPSVGFDVKASCDASEKKAEIETTADRCLL